A single Phytohabitans houttuyneae DNA region contains:
- a CDS encoding response regulator, with the protein MIRVLVADDHHLVRTGFRVILETEEDIEVIGEASDGVRAVDLATSARPDVVLMDVEMPGIDGLEATRRIVAADTGPAVLILTTFDRDDYLFAALEAGASGFLLKNGTPEALIDAVRVVARGDALLAPEITRRVIATFTRPGMAARTDGRRLSELTPREHEVLVLLAGGASNAEIAAALQLGESTVKTHVSRVLTKLSLRDRTQAVVFAYEHGVVTPRG; encoded by the coding sequence GTGATCCGGGTGCTGGTGGCCGACGACCACCACCTCGTGCGGACAGGCTTCCGGGTCATCCTCGAGACCGAGGAGGACATCGAGGTGATCGGTGAGGCATCCGACGGGGTACGGGCCGTCGACCTCGCCACCAGCGCCCGTCCCGACGTGGTGCTGATGGATGTGGAGATGCCGGGCATCGACGGGCTCGAAGCGACTCGCCGTATCGTCGCCGCCGACACCGGCCCCGCGGTGCTGATCCTCACCACGTTCGACCGCGACGACTACCTCTTCGCCGCGCTGGAGGCCGGGGCCAGCGGCTTCCTGCTGAAGAACGGCACTCCGGAGGCCCTCATCGACGCCGTGCGCGTGGTCGCGCGCGGCGACGCGCTGCTGGCGCCCGAGATCACCCGCCGGGTCATCGCGACGTTCACCAGGCCGGGCATGGCCGCCCGGACCGACGGTAGGCGGCTGTCCGAGCTGACCCCGCGCGAGCACGAGGTGCTGGTACTGCTGGCCGGCGGCGCGTCCAACGCCGAGATCGCCGCCGCGCTCCAGCTCGGCGAGTCCACCGTCAAGACCCACGTCAGCCGGGTGCTCACCAAGCTGAGCCTGCGAGACCGCACCCAGGCCGTCGTGTTCGCGTACGAGCACGGGGTGGTTACGCCGCGCGGCTGA
- a CDS encoding ABC transporter permease → MTTFDIVRLVAAREIRVKLRDKTFLVSTAIFLLVVVASTVLPGFFGEGGPSSVAATPGPAATALASAGLDVRTVADDASAERLVREGDVDAAVVAGPRVLAMEDAPSDVVEALSAQPPVQLLEPSTVNETVAFLVPYAFAFVFFITSLTFGLQIAQSVTEEKQTRVVEILVATIPVRALLAGKVVGGAVLAFGQIALITVVGVVGAWLGGAPGDVLSLLGPAIAWFIPFFVVGFVMLAALWAAVGALVNRQEDIAGASMPIQIAMMLPFFAVIVLQDNPVAIKILSYLPVSSPTAMPSRLFDGQAAGWEPLLSLAILALTSAAMVVVGARIYEGSLLRTNGRTKMAAAWRDREAARLAG, encoded by the coding sequence ATGACCACGTTCGACATCGTCCGCCTTGTCGCCGCCCGGGAGATCCGGGTCAAGCTGCGTGACAAGACGTTCCTCGTGAGCACTGCCATCTTCCTGCTCGTCGTGGTCGCCTCGACGGTGCTGCCCGGGTTCTTCGGAGAGGGCGGCCCCTCGTCGGTGGCCGCCACCCCCGGCCCGGCCGCCACCGCGTTGGCCAGCGCCGGCCTCGACGTCCGTACCGTCGCCGACGACGCCTCGGCCGAGCGGCTCGTCCGCGAGGGCGACGTCGACGCGGCCGTGGTCGCCGGCCCGCGCGTGCTGGCCATGGAGGACGCGCCCTCCGACGTCGTGGAGGCGCTCAGCGCGCAGCCACCCGTCCAGTTGCTCGAGCCGAGCACCGTCAACGAGACGGTCGCGTTCCTGGTCCCGTACGCGTTCGCGTTCGTCTTCTTCATCACCTCACTGACCTTCGGGCTGCAGATCGCCCAGAGCGTCACCGAGGAGAAGCAGACCCGTGTGGTGGAGATCCTGGTCGCGACGATCCCGGTGCGCGCGCTGCTGGCCGGCAAGGTCGTCGGCGGCGCGGTGCTCGCTTTCGGGCAGATCGCGCTGATCACGGTGGTGGGCGTCGTCGGCGCCTGGCTGGGCGGCGCGCCGGGCGACGTACTGTCGCTGCTCGGCCCGGCGATCGCGTGGTTCATCCCGTTCTTCGTCGTCGGCTTCGTGATGCTGGCGGCCCTGTGGGCGGCCGTCGGCGCGCTGGTCAACCGCCAGGAGGACATCGCCGGAGCGTCGATGCCCATCCAGATAGCGATGATGCTGCCGTTCTTCGCGGTGATCGTCCTGCAGGACAACCCGGTGGCGATCAAAATTCTGTCGTACCTGCCGGTGTCCTCACCGACGGCGATGCCCTCCCGGCTGTTCGACGGGCAGGCCGCGGGGTGGGAGCCGCTGCTGTCCCTCGCGATCCTGGCTCTGACCTCGGCGGCGATGGTGGTCGTCGGCGCCCGGATCTACGAGGGCTCGCTGCTGCGCACCAACGGTCGCACCAAGATGGCGGCCGCCTGGCGGGACCGCGAGGCGGCCCGGCTGGCCGGCTGA
- a CDS encoding winged helix-turn-helix transcriptional regulator, with protein MEILVLTAETGGEQASRVLPALELLPHSVRYAGHDASALDAGPYPHVVLVDARRSLADARDACRVLRATRVRVPLLAVVQEAGLAAVSADWGIDDVVLSTAGPAEVEARLRLLVDRATGRPDATAHGLISSGDLAINPETYAAKLKGRPLDLTYKEFELLKFLAQHPGRVFTRDQLLREVWGYDYFGGHRTVDVHVRRLRAKLGTEYESMIGTVRQVGYKLVLPPSADAQAVIDDLEAAWQMATHVDGATMG; from the coding sequence GTGGAGATCCTGGTACTGACCGCCGAGACCGGCGGTGAGCAGGCGAGCCGGGTGCTCCCCGCACTCGAACTGCTGCCGCACTCGGTGCGCTACGCCGGTCACGACGCATCGGCGCTGGACGCCGGCCCCTATCCGCATGTCGTGCTGGTCGACGCGCGGCGGTCGCTGGCCGATGCGCGCGACGCCTGCCGGGTGCTCCGGGCCACCCGCGTGCGGGTGCCGCTGCTCGCCGTGGTGCAGGAGGCCGGCCTGGCCGCCGTCTCCGCGGACTGGGGAATCGACGACGTGGTGCTTTCCACCGCCGGCCCGGCCGAGGTCGAGGCGCGGCTGCGGCTGCTCGTAGACCGGGCGACGGGCCGGCCGGACGCCACCGCCCACGGGCTCATCAGCAGCGGTGACCTCGCCATCAATCCCGAGACCTACGCCGCGAAGCTCAAGGGGCGGCCGCTCGACCTGACATACAAAGAGTTCGAGCTGTTGAAGTTTCTCGCGCAGCATCCGGGTCGGGTGTTCACCCGAGACCAGTTGCTGCGCGAGGTGTGGGGCTACGACTACTTCGGCGGCCACCGCACGGTCGACGTGCACGTGCGGCGGCTGCGCGCGAAGCTCGGCACCGAGTACGAGTCGATGATCGGTACGGTGCGCCAGGTCGGGTACAAGCTGGTGCTCCCACCGTCGGCCGACGCACAGGCAGTCATCGACGACCTGGAAGCCGCCTGGCAGATGGCGACGCACGTCGATGGCGCGACTATGGGTTGA
- a CDS encoding sensor histidine kinase, whose product MEAAAWRRPGPTAKQRRNDVLVGVAVAALAQLNLMLATSAGLLPLGDPPSRPEQIAWTLVITLPLAVRRRWPAAVAIVISVAFIAAQIRRSPEQQVTQGALSAAIYTLGAWSRDRLRARWVRIAIIVAMFAWLGIAVGLSVPDVPADAFPDAAGPLEPLLAAVASGVLLNALFFGFAYFFGETAWTSARRRHQVEVQGQELRRLAAEAGERAVMGERVRIARELHDVVAHHVSVMGVQASATRRVMDRDPAKARTALAAVEQSARTAVDELRRMLNLLRSTGADERPDGSGVDRLDDLVGNARDAGLTATLGVYGDPVPLPDSLSQAAYRIVQEAVTNTLKHANASAIDVRVRYHAAELEIDVTDDGRGAPPGAPAGLGLGLIGMRERVAAHDGTLETHSRSSGGYRVRVRFPLAESQAVAV is encoded by the coding sequence GTGGAAGCGGCGGCATGGCGTCGGCCCGGGCCGACGGCGAAGCAGCGTCGCAACGACGTGCTCGTCGGGGTGGCGGTGGCGGCGCTGGCACAGCTCAACCTGATGCTGGCGACGAGCGCCGGCCTGCTGCCCCTGGGCGACCCGCCGAGCCGGCCGGAGCAGATCGCGTGGACGCTGGTGATCACGCTGCCGCTGGCGGTGCGCCGGCGGTGGCCGGCCGCGGTGGCGATCGTGATCTCGGTCGCTTTCATCGCGGCTCAGATCCGCCGCTCCCCGGAGCAGCAGGTCACCCAGGGTGCCCTCTCCGCCGCGATCTACACGCTCGGCGCTTGGAGCCGGGATCGGCTGCGCGCCCGGTGGGTACGGATCGCGATAATCGTCGCGATGTTCGCCTGGCTGGGGATCGCGGTCGGCCTCTCCGTGCCCGATGTGCCCGCCGACGCGTTCCCCGACGCCGCCGGTCCCCTTGAGCCGCTGCTCGCGGCCGTCGCCAGCGGGGTCCTGCTGAACGCGCTGTTCTTCGGGTTCGCCTACTTCTTCGGCGAGACCGCCTGGACCTCGGCCCGCCGCCGGCACCAGGTGGAGGTACAGGGGCAGGAGCTGCGCCGGTTGGCGGCGGAGGCCGGCGAGCGGGCGGTGATGGGGGAGCGGGTGCGCATCGCGCGCGAGCTGCACGACGTCGTCGCCCACCATGTGTCGGTGATGGGCGTGCAAGCCTCGGCCACGCGCCGGGTGATGGACCGCGACCCGGCCAAGGCGCGCACCGCGCTCGCCGCGGTCGAGCAGAGCGCCCGCACCGCCGTTGACGAGCTGCGCCGCATGCTCAACCTGCTGCGGTCGACCGGCGCCGACGAGCGGCCGGACGGATCCGGCGTCGACCGCCTCGACGACCTGGTCGGCAACGCCCGCGACGCCGGGCTCACCGCGACGCTGGGCGTCTACGGCGACCCGGTACCGCTTCCCGACTCGCTGTCACAGGCGGCGTACCGGATCGTGCAGGAGGCGGTCACGAACACGCTCAAGCACGCGAACGCGTCCGCGATCGACGTGCGCGTCCGGTACCACGCGGCCGAGCTGGAGATCGACGTCACCGACGACGGCCGCGGCGCCCCGCCCGGCGCACCCGCCGGGCTCGGCCTCGGCCTGATCGGTATGCGGGAGCGGGTCGCCGCACACGACGGCACGCTGGAGACCCACTCCCGCTCCAGCGGCGGCTACCGGGTGCGGGTCCGCTTTCCGCTCGCCGAGTCCCAGGCGGTGGCGGTGTGA
- a CDS encoding ABC transporter ATP-binding protein, whose amino-acid sequence MTQLLRLDGLNRAFGERQALKDVTFDVAPGRLTGFVGANGAGKTTTMRIVLGVLAADSGTVTWGGAPLTKADRRHFGYMPEERGLYPKMTVREQLTYLGRLHGLAAGAVARNMAGLLDRLGIGERADEQLEKLSLGNQQRAQIAAALVHEPELLVLDEPFSGLDPIAVDTVVTVLREQTARGVPVLFSSHQLDVVERLCDDLVIIGDGAIIAAGRRDEIRAAYALPRYEIRVDGDAGWLRDQPGVTMVDLDGPYAVFDLAAGVEDQSVLKAALARGAVRAFAPVAPSLAEIFREVAR is encoded by the coding sequence ATGACACAGTTGCTGCGTCTCGACGGGCTGAACCGGGCCTTCGGCGAGCGGCAGGCCCTCAAAGACGTCACGTTCGACGTGGCGCCGGGACGGCTGACCGGATTTGTCGGCGCCAACGGCGCTGGCAAGACCACCACCATGCGGATCGTCCTCGGGGTGCTCGCCGCCGATTCCGGCACGGTGACCTGGGGCGGCGCCCCGCTCACCAAGGCCGACCGGCGGCACTTCGGCTACATGCCGGAGGAGCGCGGCCTCTACCCCAAGATGACCGTCCGGGAGCAGCTGACGTACCTCGGCCGGCTGCACGGCCTCGCCGCCGGCGCGGTCGCGCGGAACATGGCCGGCCTGCTCGACCGGCTCGGGATCGGCGAGCGGGCCGACGAGCAACTGGAGAAGCTGTCGCTGGGCAACCAGCAGCGGGCCCAGATCGCGGCCGCTCTGGTGCACGAGCCGGAACTGCTGGTACTCGACGAGCCGTTCTCCGGCCTGGACCCGATCGCCGTGGACACCGTCGTGACCGTGCTGCGCGAGCAGACCGCCCGCGGTGTGCCGGTGCTGTTCTCCAGCCACCAGCTGGACGTGGTCGAGCGGCTCTGCGACGACCTCGTCATCATCGGCGACGGCGCCATCATCGCCGCCGGCCGCCGTGACGAGATCCGCGCCGCGTACGCCCTGCCCAGGTACGAGATCCGGGTCGACGGCGACGCCGGTTGGCTGCGCGACCAGCCCGGCGTGACCATGGTCGACCTCGACGGGCCGTACGCGGTGTTCGACCTTGCCGCCGGGGTCGAGGACCAGTCCGTGTTGAAGGCGGCGCTCGCGCGTGGAGCGGTGCGCGCGTTCGCCCCCGTCGCGCCGTCGCTGGCCGAGATCTTCCGGGAGGTCGCACGATGA
- a CDS encoding endo-1,4-beta-xylanase has product MREAVSVNAPARTWRRTAALLAAAMGLLVGAAVMVTSSAQAATTLGASAAERSGRYFGTAVAASRLSDSAYTTILNREFNQVTPENEMKIDATEPQQGQFSYGNADRIVQHARSRNMQVRGHTLAWHSQQPGWMQNMSGSTLRNAMLNHVTQVATHFRGQIAWWDVVNEAFADGSSGARRDSNLQRTGNDWIEAAFRAADAADPNAQLCYNDYNIDNWNDAKTQAVYRMVQDFRSRGVPIDCVGLQSHFTGGSNYPSNYRTTLSSFAALGVDVHITELDIRNAPSDAYRNVTNDCLAVARCKGITVWGIRDSDSWRSGESPLLFNGSGQKKAAYDAVLAALNNGTTPTNPVTTPPPTGNPTTPPPSGNCTATITPGTVWGDRYNTSVTVSGASTWSVVVAITAPQKVSTTWSGSFSWDSSGNVMTVRSNGSNTFGFTTMMNGNSSARPQIRSCTAG; this is encoded by the coding sequence ATGCGCGAAGCCGTTAGCGTTAACGCGCCAGCCAGAACATGGCGCCGAACAGCGGCACTGCTGGCAGCCGCGATGGGCCTGCTCGTCGGGGCCGCCGTGATGGTCACGTCATCGGCGCAGGCGGCCACCACGCTGGGCGCGTCCGCCGCCGAGCGGAGCGGACGCTACTTCGGCACTGCTGTCGCCGCGAGCAGGCTCAGCGACTCGGCGTACACGACGATCTTGAACCGTGAGTTCAACCAGGTCACGCCGGAAAACGAAATGAAGATCGACGCCACCGAGCCGCAGCAGGGGCAGTTCAGCTACGGAAACGCCGACCGGATCGTGCAGCACGCCCGCTCCCGCAACATGCAGGTGCGCGGGCACACGCTGGCCTGGCACTCCCAGCAGCCCGGCTGGATGCAGAACATGTCCGGCAGCACCCTGCGCAACGCGATGCTCAACCACGTCACCCAGGTCGCCACCCACTTCCGCGGCCAGATCGCCTGGTGGGACGTCGTCAACGAGGCCTTCGCCGACGGCAGCAGCGGCGCCCGGCGCGACTCCAACCTGCAGCGCACGGGCAACGACTGGATCGAGGCCGCCTTCCGCGCCGCGGATGCCGCCGACCCCAACGCCCAGCTCTGCTACAACGACTACAACATCGACAACTGGAACGACGCGAAGACCCAAGCCGTCTACCGCATGGTCCAGGACTTCCGGAGCCGCGGCGTGCCGATCGACTGCGTCGGCCTGCAGTCCCACTTCACCGGCGGCTCCAACTACCCCAGCAACTACCGCACCACGCTGTCCAGCTTCGCCGCGCTCGGCGTCGACGTGCACATCACTGAGCTGGACATCCGCAACGCGCCGTCGGACGCGTACCGCAACGTGACAAACGACTGCCTCGCGGTCGCCCGCTGCAAGGGCATCACGGTGTGGGGCATCCGCGACTCGGACTCGTGGCGTTCCGGTGAGAGCCCGCTGCTGTTCAACGGCAGTGGCCAGAAGAAGGCGGCTTACGACGCGGTGCTCGCCGCGCTGAACAACGGCACCACCCCGACCAACCCGGTCACCACCCCGCCGCCGACCGGCAACCCCACCACCCCGCCGCCCAGCGGCAACTGCACCGCGACGATCACGCCCGGCACCGTATGGGGCGACCGGTACAACACCTCCGTGACCGTCAGCGGCGCCAGCACGTGGTCCGTGGTCGTGGCCATCACCGCGCCGCAGAAGGTCTCCACCACTTGGAGCGGCAGCTTCAGCTGGGACAGCAGCGGCAACGTCATGACCGTCCGCTCCAACGGCAGCAACACCTTCGGCTTCACCACGATGATGAACGGCAACTCCAGCGCCCGCCCGCAGATCAGGTCCTGCACCGCGGGCTAG
- a CDS encoding CU044_2847 family protein — protein sequence MPEFTRIVPIELPDGSTIRAEVTTPSAGGDAGSRRLSLEDVRGDIVRISQFMSETLKNALPDPPRRYGVEFGLKLAVETSGLTSILAKATGEASVLVRLEWERP from the coding sequence ATGCCGGAGTTCACCAGGATTGTCCCTATCGAGCTTCCGGACGGCTCCACCATCCGCGCCGAGGTCACGACCCCTTCGGCCGGCGGCGACGCGGGCAGCCGGCGGCTCAGCCTGGAGGACGTCCGCGGCGACATCGTGCGGATCAGCCAGTTCATGTCCGAGACGCTGAAGAACGCCCTGCCGGACCCGCCGCGCCGCTACGGCGTCGAGTTTGGACTCAAGCTGGCGGTCGAGACCAGCGGCTTGACGAGCATCCTGGCCAAAGCCACCGGTGAGGCATCCGTCCTGGTCCGCCTGGAGTGGGAGCGCCCGTAG
- a CDS encoding sensor histidine kinase produces the protein MRRLNQLVTSRWAADLLLWLVITAPLLVPDSGAPRWLLVAAVPLLGVTVIISRRAPLVAAAVPMTLGLMASIELDSASFLLAQVLLAYLLGRRSARRRAPLLLFAAVCAITLLLVPVMPTAALSDWLELLANGLLTFVLPWLAGRYTRQHAELVRTGWELADRLEREQHLVGDRVRLLERSRIATDMHDSLGHELSMIALRAAALQVAPDVGPQGRQAAGELRVAAAAATRRLRDVVGVLREEGESAPLEPADDTVPSLVSRAAAAGLPVAFTDELSPPGSTPLTPMADRAVYRVVQEALTNAAKHAPGAKVTVALRQEGTDAVVAVVNEAAPAGPASAGSNGHGLVGLHERVRLAGGTLHTEPLGGGFAVTARIPVTTGPATTPPRHAGTSQRELALARREVRRTVIDAIWVPMAATAVLLLAIVFNVDSKSRSVLNEDLYRQLRIGDPQTSVEQHLPEYQVNGKGRPDSTPADPPGTDECRFYRTHPEAPTPAYRLCFTAGHLTHKDTVYLVD, from the coding sequence GTGCGACGGCTCAACCAGCTCGTGACCAGCAGATGGGCGGCTGACCTGCTGCTGTGGCTGGTGATCACCGCCCCGCTGCTCGTCCCCGACAGCGGAGCACCCCGGTGGTTGCTGGTTGCGGCGGTGCCGCTGCTGGGGGTCACCGTGATCATCTCCCGCCGCGCGCCGCTCGTGGCGGCCGCGGTGCCGATGACGCTCGGGCTGATGGCGTCGATCGAGCTCGACAGCGCCAGCTTCCTGCTCGCCCAGGTTCTGCTGGCGTACCTTCTGGGCCGGCGCTCGGCACGGCGGCGCGCGCCCCTGCTGCTCTTCGCGGCGGTGTGCGCGATCACGCTGCTGCTCGTGCCGGTCATGCCGACCGCCGCGCTGTCGGACTGGCTCGAGCTGCTCGCAAACGGCCTGCTCACGTTCGTGCTGCCCTGGCTGGCCGGGCGATACACCCGCCAGCACGCCGAGCTCGTCCGCACCGGCTGGGAGCTGGCCGATCGGCTCGAGCGGGAGCAGCACCTGGTCGGCGACCGGGTGCGGCTGCTCGAGCGTTCGCGGATCGCCACCGACATGCACGACTCGCTCGGCCACGAGCTGAGCATGATCGCGTTACGGGCCGCCGCCCTCCAGGTGGCGCCCGACGTCGGACCGCAGGGGCGCCAGGCCGCGGGGGAGCTGCGGGTCGCGGCCGCGGCGGCCACCCGAAGGCTGCGCGACGTCGTGGGCGTGCTGCGTGAAGAAGGCGAGAGCGCGCCGCTTGAGCCGGCCGACGACACGGTGCCGTCGCTGGTCAGCCGGGCCGCGGCCGCCGGGCTGCCGGTGGCGTTCACCGACGAGCTGTCCCCGCCGGGCTCGACGCCGCTGACGCCGATGGCGGATCGGGCGGTGTACCGGGTCGTGCAGGAGGCGCTGACCAACGCGGCCAAGCACGCCCCGGGCGCGAAGGTGACGGTGGCGCTGCGCCAGGAGGGCACCGACGCGGTGGTGGCCGTCGTCAACGAGGCGGCCCCGGCCGGTCCCGCCTCCGCCGGGTCGAATGGTCACGGGCTGGTGGGGCTGCACGAGCGGGTCAGGCTCGCCGGCGGCACGCTGCACACCGAGCCGCTCGGCGGCGGCTTCGCGGTCACCGCCCGGATACCCGTGACGACCGGCCCGGCCACGACGCCACCCCGGCACGCGGGCACCTCGCAGCGGGAGCTCGCCCTCGCCCGCCGCGAGGTCCGCCGCACGGTCATCGACGCCATCTGGGTGCCGATGGCCGCGACGGCGGTCCTCCTGCTCGCGATCGTGTTCAATGTGGACAGCAAATCCCGGTCGGTGCTGAACGAGGACCTGTACCGGCAGCTGCGGATCGGAGACCCGCAGACCTCGGTGGAGCAACACCTCCCGGAATACCAGGTCAACGGCAAGGGCCGCCCGGACAGCACGCCGGCCGACCCGCCGGGCACCGACGAGTGCCGCTTCTACCGCACCCACCCCGAGGCGCCGACACCCGCGTACCGGCTCTGCTTCACCGCCGGCCACCTGACCCACAAGGACACCGTGTACCTCGTCGACTGA